In Crinalium epipsammum PCC 9333, the following are encoded in one genomic region:
- the csaB gene encoding polysaccharide pyruvyl transferase CsaB: MGQIKAGLCGYYGKGNGGDEALLASVLQMLPENVTPLVLSGNPKETRDRYQVESCDRMDAMQVWQALRSCDALIMGGGSLMQDATSLRNPIYYGGLMGIAERLGLKTIALAQGIGPLNSPITNWVAKRAFGGCTAITVRDRASAFLLQEWGISCMMAPDPVWNLEPSPVENLWDIPAPRVAVALRSHPQLTPERIDCLTRALVDFQTATQTTILLVPFQPASDLALAQSIQTQLRGANHIFCLEDPRKLKGLFQGVEMTIGMRYHALIMAAAHECKCFAISYDPKVSQLMAEINMPGWELEQIPHDPNEITQVWLEHYANGDPLNTAQIQALIDRSLIHRDLLVAALSK, encoded by the coding sequence ATGGGACAGATTAAAGCAGGTTTGTGCGGGTATTACGGCAAAGGAAACGGTGGCGATGAAGCTTTGCTGGCATCGGTGCTGCAAATGTTACCTGAGAATGTAACTCCTTTAGTTCTTTCTGGGAACCCCAAAGAAACACGCGATCGCTATCAAGTAGAATCGTGCGATCGCATGGATGCTATGCAAGTTTGGCAAGCATTACGTTCCTGTGATGCCTTAATTATGGGTGGCGGTAGTTTAATGCAAGATGCTACCAGTCTGCGTAACCCCATCTACTACGGTGGATTGATGGGAATAGCGGAGCGACTAGGATTAAAAACGATTGCATTAGCGCAGGGTATTGGTCCCTTGAATAGCCCTATAACTAATTGGGTAGCAAAACGGGCATTTGGCGGATGTACAGCGATTACAGTACGCGATCGCGCCTCAGCTTTCTTGTTACAAGAATGGGGAATTTCTTGTATGATGGCTCCCGATCCTGTGTGGAATTTAGAACCAAGTCCGGTAGAAAATCTTTGGGACATACCTGCACCTAGAGTAGCGGTAGCACTGCGATCGCATCCTCAACTAACTCCAGAACGCATAGACTGCTTAACTCGTGCTTTAGTTGACTTTCAAACAGCTACACAAACAACTATATTACTTGTACCTTTCCAACCTGCAAGCGATCTCGCCCTTGCTCAATCAATTCAAACTCAACTTCGTGGTGCTAATCACATTTTTTGCTTGGAAGATCCGAGAAAATTAAAAGGATTGTTTCAAGGTGTAGAAATGACTATCGGGATGCGCTATCACGCTTTAATTATGGCAGCAGCCCATGAATGTAAGTGTTTTGCCATTAGTTACGATCCTAAAGTTAGTCAACTTATGGCAGAAATAAATATGCCAGGATGGGAGTTAGAGCAAATACCTCACGATCCCAATGAGATTACTCAAGTTTGGCTAGAACATTATGCTAATGGCGATCCACTCAATACTGCTCAAATTCAGGCATTAATAGATCGCTCATTGATTCATCGAGATTTATTAGTAGCAGCGTTAAGTAAATAG
- a CDS encoding NAD(P)/FAD-dependent oxidoreductase, which yields MKEILYLEVPTPDLDAVRTWLQQHWIPEFGEKTLTPDGIKLKLAQSYTPDMGDIADISVFVWSVQRTTYLKAFRDRTTAISSEKKVLQHLTTEIRKQFPNQYPEPPEVNLSQQSIFEALASQYPLTVKYFQKMPNGEYDLKRVYWWEKRWRDSIRNPQQPQQVVFKGQGTGADSQSPITHDQSPMPNYDLIYIGGALGVIHAAVMAQLGYRVLLLERLPFGRMNREWNISRQEFQSLIDLGLFTAAEVESLIAREYVDGFNKFFDGNNPKHLRSQILYTPTVLNIALDSEKLLRMCGEKLRNAGGEIWDETEFIRADVERSQVVLQVKHLPTEAEKQVSGRLLIDAMGTASPIAWQLNGGRAFDSVCPTVGAAIASGFDPEVWDADYGDVLNSHGDISRGRQLIWELFPGAGEEITVYLFHYHQVHPDNPGSLLEMYEDFFTILPEYRRCDMDKLIWKKPTFGYIPGHFSVGSSDRTVAFDRIIAIGDAASLQSPLVFTGFGSLVRNLPRLTNLLNTALKHDLLDAKSLNQIRAYQSNISVTWLFSKGMMVPTGSNLPPQRINSMLNTFFGLLAGEPPAVADTFIKDRFDWLTFNRLALKAASKNPALLPWIWELAGYQDILRWLGSYFEFARSSLVSWLLAAWFPALVMMLQPHLENRLPRLWLWLLTLSYAITAGMGRPQKFHGEQLKPKNRELLQSKGKLTEAGQPINEIN from the coding sequence ATGAAAGAAATTCTGTATTTAGAAGTTCCTACCCCTGATCTAGATGCTGTCCGCACTTGGTTACAACAACACTGGATACCAGAATTCGGCGAAAAAACCCTTACCCCTGATGGCATCAAGTTGAAGTTAGCACAGAGCTATACGCCTGACATGGGTGATATTGCGGATATTTCAGTGTTTGTTTGGTCGGTGCAGCGCACTACTTACCTAAAAGCTTTTCGCGATCGCACGACTGCAATATCTAGCGAGAAAAAAGTTCTGCAACATTTGACTACGGAAATTAGAAAGCAGTTTCCTAACCAATATCCAGAACCACCGGAGGTTAATTTATCGCAACAATCTATATTTGAGGCTTTGGCTTCCCAGTATCCCCTCACAGTTAAATACTTCCAGAAAATGCCTAACGGCGAGTATGACCTGAAGCGCGTTTACTGGTGGGAAAAACGCTGGCGGGACAGTATTCGCAATCCGCAGCAGCCTCAACAAGTTGTGTTTAAAGGACAGGGGACTGGGGCTGATTCCCAATCACCAATCACCCATGACCAATCACCAATGCCTAATTACGACTTAATTTATATTGGTGGTGCGTTGGGTGTAATTCATGCGGCAGTAATGGCGCAGTTGGGTTATCGAGTATTACTGCTTGAAAGGCTACCCTTTGGACGGATGAATCGAGAGTGGAATATTTCTCGTCAAGAGTTTCAAAGTTTAATAGATTTGGGCTTATTTACAGCAGCAGAAGTTGAAAGCTTGATTGCACGGGAATATGTAGACGGATTTAATAAGTTTTTTGATGGTAATAACCCTAAACATTTAAGATCGCAAATTTTGTATACTCCGACGGTATTAAATATCGCGTTGGATTCTGAGAAACTGTTGCGGATGTGTGGGGAAAAGCTACGCAATGCGGGTGGTGAGATTTGGGATGAGACGGAGTTTATTCGGGCTGATGTGGAGCGATCGCAAGTTGTACTGCAAGTAAAGCACTTGCCAACCGAAGCAGAAAAACAAGTAAGTGGACGGTTATTGATAGATGCAATGGGAACTGCGTCACCTATAGCATGGCAATTAAATGGGGGACGTGCTTTTGATAGTGTCTGCCCGACTGTGGGCGCTGCGATCGCAAGTGGGTTTGATCCTGAAGTTTGGGATGCTGATTATGGCGATGTCCTCAACAGTCACGGGGATATTTCACGGGGTCGTCAATTAATTTGGGAGTTATTTCCTGGTGCGGGTGAAGAAATCACCGTTTATTTATTCCATTACCATCAAGTACACCCAGATAACCCTGGCTCGTTGCTAGAAATGTATGAAGATTTTTTTACAATTCTGCCAGAGTATCGCCGTTGCGACATGGATAAACTAATTTGGAAGAAGCCAACATTCGGCTATATTCCAGGTCATTTTAGTGTAGGAAGTAGCGATCGCACTGTTGCCTTTGACCGCATAATTGCCATTGGTGATGCTGCATCCTTGCAATCTCCTCTAGTCTTCACTGGCTTTGGTTCCCTAGTACGCAACCTGCCGCGCTTAACAAATCTCTTAAATACAGCCCTAAAGCACGACCTTTTAGACGCTAAATCCTTAAATCAAATTCGTGCCTACCAAAGCAACATCTCAGTCACTTGGCTATTTTCCAAAGGCATGATGGTTCCCACAGGCAGTAATTTACCACCACAGCGCATTAATTCCATGCTAAATACCTTTTTTGGGTTATTAGCTGGCGAACCACCCGCAGTGGCAGACACATTTATTAAAGATCGATTTGATTGGTTAACATTTAATCGACTTGCACTTAAAGCAGCCAGTAAAAACCCAGCGTTGTTACCTTGGATTTGGGAACTCGCTGGTTATCAAGACATACTACGTTGGTTAGGAAGTTATTTTGAGTTTGCTCGTAGTTCGCTGGTTAGTTGGCTACTAGCAGCTTGGTTTCCTGCATTGGTTATGATGTTACAGCCACATTTAGAAAATCGCTTACCTCGTCTGTGGCTATGGTTGTTGACACTAAGTTATGCCATTACTGCTGGTATGGGTCGTCCTCAGAAATTTCATGGTGAACAATTAAAACCAAAAAATCGGGAATTGCTTCAAAGTAAGGGCAAACTTACTGAGGCAGGACAGCCAATAAATGAAATTAATTAA
- a CDS encoding phosphatase PAP2 family protein — protein sequence MRQLFQQMISAMPLWVRSLFTRATSLQLLPILVTIRIGGLVLAGLAMWGFAEIADQVLEQESHSMDTAILLLLKSWHTPFLERVMLSFTFVGEPSSLLVVSVLIGIWLLIERRYKEATTIVIAAAGGGALNYWLKELFARSRPQLWERVVDVQHYSFPSGHAMVSMVVYGIIGYLLSTHFPRWSGLIISSTLLLVVGIGFSRLYFGVHWPTDVIAGFAAGLVWLIACILSLEIWHEFRDEQSRLKDKSLLPSSPAETLL from the coding sequence ATGCGTCAGCTATTCCAGCAAATGATTTCCGCGATGCCACTGTGGGTGCGATCGCTCTTTACACGCGCCACATCTTTACAACTATTGCCAATACTTGTAACAATTCGTATCGGTGGGCTAGTACTTGCGGGTCTTGCGATGTGGGGATTTGCTGAGATTGCTGATCAAGTTTTGGAGCAAGAAAGTCACTCAATGGATACAGCAATTTTACTGCTCCTGAAAAGCTGGCATACACCATTTTTAGAGCGGGTAATGCTGTCTTTCACTTTTGTTGGAGAGCCGTCCTCCCTATTAGTCGTATCTGTACTCATCGGAATTTGGTTACTAATTGAGCGTCGTTACAAAGAAGCAACTACTATCGTGATCGCAGCAGCAGGTGGTGGTGCTTTAAATTATTGGCTCAAAGAATTGTTTGCGCGATCGCGCCCTCAACTATGGGAACGAGTCGTTGATGTTCAGCATTACAGCTTCCCAAGCGGTCATGCGATGGTGTCAATGGTAGTTTATGGAATAATTGGTTACTTACTCAGTACTCACTTTCCCCGTTGGAGTGGCTTAATTATTAGCTCGACACTTTTATTAGTTGTAGGTATTGGCTTCAGTCGGCTGTATTTCGGTGTTCACTGGCCAACTGACGTAATCGCTGGATTTGCGGCTGGATTAGTCTGGTTAATTGCTTGTATTTTGAGTTTAGAAATTTGGCACGAATTCCGCGATGAGCAAAGCCGTTTAAAGGATAAATCTCTCTTGCCAAGTTCGCCAGCCGAAACTCTCTTGTAG
- a CDS encoding DUF565 domain-containing protein produces the protein MQNTRLNNLVDVILGQLRLWLSNPWRRLSLIVISLLLGIFLGTAIPTTSGQTAEWDVVSAGVLVIFTEAVSRFVYGRNRRPPANEEALSRGLFVAELLNSFKIGLIYSLFVEAFKLGS, from the coding sequence ATGCAAAACACCCGTTTAAATAACCTTGTAGATGTCATCCTGGGGCAGTTGAGGCTATGGTTAAGTAACCCTTGGAGGCGGCTGTCATTAATTGTAATTAGCTTGTTGTTAGGGATATTTTTGGGAACTGCTATCCCTACCACTTCAGGACAAACGGCTGAATGGGATGTAGTTAGTGCTGGGGTTTTAGTTATATTTACGGAAGCTGTTAGTAGATTTGTATACGGAAGAAACAGGCGACCACCAGCCAATGAGGAAGCTTTATCTAGGGGATTATTTGTAGCAGAATTATTAAATTCTTTTAAAATTGGTTTGATTTATAGTCTGTTTGTGGAGGCTTTCAAACTAGGATCTTAA
- a CDS encoding glycerate kinase, whose amino-acid sequence MNLIDLLEDLAVGKKVATPAYQQLTTEVLADELRAKAFGITIAQVEEVIKERSSLFPIIYPEVLQFCHNIGFEQSSDVLLTLWNLWLPLAINLAANRQQLERPLIQGIVGGQGTGKSTLAAILKIILKHLGYHAVSISLDDLYKTYAERLLLIEQDPRLIWRGPPGTHDLQLGLSVLEQLREADQQSNILIPRFDKSAKKGAGDRTQPELIQAVDIVLFEGWFVGIRPITPTAFEHQTASFVTETDKLFARDMNARLSEYLPLWQLLDRLILLYPVDYHLSQEWRLQAEHQMIAAGKSGMTDSQIKEFVNYFWKSLHPELFIKPLITHPSYVDLVIEINADQSIGAVYRPCDRLP is encoded by the coding sequence ATGAACTTAATTGACCTTTTAGAAGATTTAGCAGTAGGGAAAAAGGTTGCTACACCTGCATATCAACAACTAACAACGGAAGTGTTAGCAGATGAATTACGCGCCAAAGCGTTTGGAATTACAATTGCACAGGTAGAAGAAGTAATCAAAGAAAGATCAAGCTTATTCCCAATTATATACCCTGAAGTTCTCCAGTTTTGTCACAATATTGGTTTTGAACAATCCAGCGACGTTCTACTAACTCTTTGGAATTTGTGGCTACCATTAGCAATAAATTTAGCAGCAAATCGGCAACAACTAGAACGCCCTCTAATTCAGGGAATTGTTGGTGGACAAGGAACAGGCAAAAGTACACTAGCAGCCATCCTAAAAATAATTCTTAAGCATCTGGGATACCACGCTGTTTCTATTTCCTTAGATGATCTTTATAAAACATACGCTGAACGACTGCTATTAATAGAACAAGACCCCCGCTTAATTTGGCGTGGTCCACCAGGAACCCATGATTTACAGTTAGGCTTAAGTGTATTAGAGCAATTGCGAGAAGCTGATCAGCAGAGTAATATTTTAATTCCTCGCTTTGATAAGTCAGCAAAAAAAGGTGCAGGCGATCGCACTCAACCCGAATTAATCCAAGCTGTAGATATCGTACTATTTGAAGGGTGGTTTGTTGGTATCCGACCAATTACACCTACTGCCTTTGAGCATCAAACAGCGTCATTTGTCACCGAAACCGATAAGTTGTTTGCCCGTGATATGAATGCGCGCTTGAGCGAGTATTTACCTTTGTGGCAACTATTAGATCGCTTAATATTGTTATATCCAGTTGATTATCACTTATCTCAAGAGTGGCGATTACAGGCAGAACACCAAATGATTGCTGCTGGTAAATCGGGAATGACCGACTCACAAATAAAGGAGTTTGTCAACTATTTTTGGAAATCACTTCACCCAGAATTATTTATAAAACCTTTAATTACTCATCCTAGCTACGTGGATTTAGTAATTGAAATTAACGCCGATCAATCTATTGGTGCTGTTTATCGACCATGTGATCGCCTACCATAA
- a CDS encoding ABC1 kinase family protein — protein MFSGLKKISARQRKILEVVLRNGWGFMRGLLLGTKAEKPSLPPPQVLKNILVELGPVYIKLGQLLSTRPDLLPPPYIEALITLQDEVPPVAWEAIETVITSQLRKPIAEIFAIIHPKAVAAGSIAQTHRATLLDGREAALKIQRPGIDRTIEQDIRVLRGLARLVNRTEVGRYYNLVSIVDEFAVTLRAELNFTQEASYTDLLRGNLSKSYWFDPQKLTLPEIYWDLTTEKLMVMQWLEGVPLLNANFSGVKYGGNANAERRAIAELLIRAYFQQFYIDGVFHADPHPGNLFYLESGQVALLDCGMMGRLDPRTQQILIEFLLAIANLDGKRCSQLTLELAESTNPVNLSYLENDFDRLLRRYYNLSIAEINFSQVIFEVLQTARKHKIRLPSNMGLYSKTIANLEGVARQLDPEFNLIEQIKPMMADLFRQRLVGQAPLQDLLRAALDIKALTLEAPRQLETLLDRVTSETLQWNVAVRGLEPFRRSIDAIGNRLTFAIVTAAIIIGAAMIFSRDPGNPILFWVSGSLFVVASIIGLWLIFSMIRSGRVK, from the coding sequence GTGTTTTCAGGGCTGAAAAAAATCAGCGCTCGTCAAAGAAAAATATTGGAAGTGGTACTCCGCAACGGTTGGGGTTTTATGCGAGGACTACTACTCGGCACAAAAGCTGAAAAACCCTCACTGCCACCACCCCAAGTATTGAAAAATATCTTAGTAGAGCTAGGTCCTGTCTATATTAAACTTGGGCAACTGCTAAGTACTCGACCAGACTTATTACCCCCGCCTTATATTGAAGCCTTAATAACTTTACAAGATGAAGTTCCGCCTGTTGCTTGGGAAGCAATAGAAACGGTTATCACTTCCCAGTTACGAAAACCCATTGCAGAAATTTTTGCAATTATTCATCCAAAAGCAGTAGCGGCTGGCTCTATTGCTCAAACTCATCGTGCCACACTACTTGATGGGCGTGAAGCCGCACTCAAAATTCAACGCCCTGGAATTGACAGAACTATAGAGCAAGATATTAGAGTGTTACGTGGATTAGCTAGGTTAGTTAATCGTACAGAAGTTGGTCGCTACTACAATTTAGTCTCGATAGTAGACGAATTCGCCGTAACATTGCGGGCTGAACTCAATTTTACTCAAGAAGCTAGTTATACCGATTTGTTGCGGGGTAATCTTTCTAAAAGTTATTGGTTTGATCCTCAAAAGCTAACTTTGCCAGAAATTTACTGGGATTTAACCACTGAAAAATTAATGGTGATGCAGTGGTTAGAGGGAGTTCCACTGTTAAATGCTAATTTTAGTGGTGTAAAATACGGTGGTAATGCTAACGCTGAACGTAGAGCGATCGCAGAGTTACTAATTAGAGCTTATTTCCAGCAATTCTATATTGACGGCGTTTTTCATGCCGACCCCCACCCAGGCAATTTATTTTATCTAGAATCAGGGCAAGTTGCCTTACTTGATTGTGGCATGATGGGTCGTCTCGATCCTCGCACTCAACAGATTTTAATCGAATTTCTGTTAGCGATCGCAAATTTGGATGGTAAGCGGTGCAGTCAATTAACCCTAGAACTTGCCGAATCGACAAACCCTGTAAATCTTTCTTATCTGGAAAATGACTTTGATCGCTTATTGCGGCGTTACTACAACTTAAGCATCGCAGAAATTAACTTTAGTCAAGTAATTTTTGAAGTTCTGCAAACCGCCCGCAAGCATAAAATTCGTCTTCCTAGCAACATGGGCTTATACTCCAAAACTATCGCCAACTTGGAAGGAGTAGCTCGTCAACTCGATCCCGAATTTAACTTGATTGAGCAAATTAAGCCGATGATGGCAGATTTATTCCGCCAAAGATTAGTCGGACAAGCGCCTCTACAAGACCTTCTCAGAGCAGCTTTAGATATTAAAGCTCTAACATTAGAAGCTCCTCGTCAACTTGAGACCTTATTAGATCGAGTCACTTCTGAAACCTTACAATGGAATGTTGCGGTGCGAGGGCTAGAACCCTTTCGCCGCAGCATTGATGCAATCGGAAATCGTCTCACTTTTGCTATTGTGACAGCAGCTATAATTATTGGTGCTGCAATGATTTTTTCCCGTGACCCTGGTAATCCCATTTTATTTTGGGTAAGCGGGAGTTTATTTGTAGTCGCAAGCATTATTGGGCTATGGTTAATTTTTAGTATGATTCGCAGTGGCAGAGTTAAGTAA
- a CDS encoding EAL domain-containing protein, translating to MVSNLMSCTSNLKGTVNKKPSHPVLLVQDNKGKRIIHLDQNIYSLGRESGNSIVIYSKLVSRRHATLLRVTNPGLKNAYSFQILDGDLQGKLSTNGLIINKKQCFSKELQPGDKIYFGGDAIVIYLMIDSDKSESEILELDQSDDLFTLSTLTFDPNDTLVTDNTYNQPLSESALIRLASFPELIPIPIIEINLFGEITYLNPAAFLQFPELQATPENHPFLAGIVSTIENKKKKFFVQEVEVDNLFFEASIYYIIESGLIRIYLIDITQRKQAEKELKRSHQELEIKVEQRTAQLKQSLANLEAEMAERLQAEALIRYQVLHDLLTGLPNRTMFNEHLTTAINYAKQNGSMLAVMFINLDRFKTINETLGHAVGDQLLQSISDRLTRCLRLGDPLARWGGDEFTVLLPHIHSVKDAIKVAQRIMNALKPAFYLQINETSTLTPPLHISTSIGIATYPQDGEDAQTLLINAGAALYSAKANGRNNYQFYLPEMNSQASSLLNLERLLHQAIEREEFIIYYQPQVNIKTGKITGMEALVRWQQPELGLVPPEQFIPIAEENGLIVNISEWVLRNACAQNKAWQDAGFSGLRMGINLSPRQFQEPHLVQLVADILAETGLAPEFLELEITESTVMQNVEFAKTMLHILEEMGVHISMDDFGTGYSSLSYLKKFPFHTLKIDQSFVRELKDNLQDMAIISAIIALGRSLNLRIIAEGVETNEQLELLRRLDCEQIQGYFFSRPLTVENATKFMQEYWAQSWNGVTTQ from the coding sequence ATGGTGTCTAATCTTATGTCTTGTACTAGCAATTTAAAGGGAACAGTTAATAAAAAGCCATCACATCCCGTTTTGCTTGTTCAAGATAATAAAGGTAAACGAATCATACATCTTGATCAAAATATTTATTCTCTTGGTCGTGAATCTGGCAATTCTATAGTAATTTATTCCAAGCTAGTTTCTCGTCGTCATGCAACTTTATTGCGGGTAACTAATCCTGGGCTAAAAAACGCCTATTCTTTTCAAATTTTGGATGGCGATCTTCAAGGAAAACTTAGCACAAATGGATTAATTATTAATAAAAAACAATGCTTTTCTAAAGAATTACAGCCAGGGGACAAAATTTATTTTGGTGGTGATGCCATAGTAATATATTTAATGATTGATTCAGATAAATCTGAGTCAGAGATTTTAGAGCTTGATCAATCAGATGATTTATTTACTTTATCAACCTTAACATTTGATCCCAATGATACTTTAGTTACAGATAATACTTATAATCAACCATTAAGTGAATCAGCACTGATTCGGCTTGCTTCTTTTCCTGAATTGATACCTATCCCAATTATTGAAATTAATCTTTTTGGAGAAATAACTTATTTAAATCCCGCAGCATTTCTGCAATTTCCTGAACTTCAAGCAACCCCTGAAAATCATCCTTTTCTGGCAGGAATAGTATCCACCATTGAAAATAAAAAAAAGAAGTTTTTTGTTCAGGAAGTAGAAGTTGACAACTTATTTTTTGAAGCATCTATATACTACATTATTGAAAGTGGTTTGATTAGAATTTATCTGATTGATATTACTCAACGAAAACAAGCAGAAAAAGAACTTAAACGAAGTCATCAAGAATTAGAAATAAAAGTAGAACAACGGACAGCACAACTTAAGCAGAGTTTAGCTAACTTAGAAGCTGAAATGGCTGAACGGCTGCAAGCAGAAGCACTGATTCGCTATCAAGTTTTGCATGATTTACTAACAGGGTTGCCTAATCGCACAATGTTCAATGAACATCTAACAACGGCGATCAACTATGCCAAGCAAAACGGCAGTATGTTAGCAGTAATGTTTATAAATTTAGATCGTTTTAAGACAATTAACGAAACTTTAGGTCACGCAGTCGGCGATCAATTATTACAAAGTATTTCTGATAGATTAACACGATGTTTGCGTTTAGGAGATCCTTTAGCACGTTGGGGTGGTGATGAATTTACTGTTTTACTCCCCCATATTCACAGTGTAAAAGATGCTATTAAGGTTGCCCAAAGGATTATGAATGCCTTAAAGCCTGCTTTTTATCTCCAAATTAATGAAACAAGCACACTTACCCCACCGCTACACATCAGCACAAGCATTGGGATTGCTACTTATCCTCAAGATGGTGAAGATGCCCAAACTTTGTTAATTAATGCAGGTGCAGCTTTATATAGTGCTAAAGCAAATGGGCGAAATAACTATCAATTTTACCTTCCTGAGATGAATTCTCAAGCTTCAAGTTTGTTGAATTTAGAAAGATTATTGCATCAGGCAATTGAGCGGGAAGAGTTTATTATTTATTATCAGCCGCAAGTAAATATTAAAACTGGAAAAATTACTGGGATGGAAGCTTTAGTACGATGGCAACAACCTGAACTAGGCTTAGTACCGCCTGAGCAATTTATTCCAATAGCTGAGGAAAATGGATTAATTGTTAATATTAGTGAGTGGGTTTTAAGGAATGCTTGCGCTCAAAATAAGGCGTGGCAAGATGCAGGCTTTTCAGGTTTACGGATGGGAATTAACCTTTCACCTCGGCAGTTTCAAGAACCTCATTTAGTGCAACTTGTAGCAGATATATTAGCAGAAACAGGTTTAGCACCTGAGTTTCTGGAGTTAGAAATAACGGAATCTACTGTAATGCAAAATGTGGAGTTTGCTAAAACTATGCTCCACATTTTGGAAGAGATGGGCGTTCATATATCTATGGATGACTTTGGCACTGGTTATTCTTCTTTAAGTTATTTAAAGAAGTTTCCGTTCCATACACTCAAAATTGATCAATCGTTTGTGCGTGAACTAAAAGATAATTTGCAGGATATGGCGATTATTTCTGCGATTATTGCCTTGGGACGCAGTTTAAATTTAAGGATTATTGCTGAGGGTGTGGAAACTAACGAGCAACTAGAATTATTGCGCCGTCTAGACTGCGAACAAATTCAAGGTTACTTTTTTAGTCGTCCTTTAACAGTAGAAAATGCTACTAAATTTATGCAAGAATACTGGGCGCAATCATGGAATGGTGTTACTACCCAGTAG
- a CDS encoding 2TM domain-containing protein, whose protein sequence is MPISETQISRSYNQEDIQQILHLAIARQVHEAEFTHEQLVEIATELDISPESLQLAEQEWQSKQGELRHRQDFNTYRRHKLKQHLGKYAIANTFLIVLNFLSAGTLSWSLYILLLWGLGLGLKTWNTYQFQGEEYEKAFQQWHRQKKFKQSVSTLFNRLLSA, encoded by the coding sequence ATGCCAATATCAGAAACCCAAATTAGCCGCTCTTATAATCAAGAAGATATTCAGCAAATTTTACACTTAGCGATCGCGCGTCAAGTGCATGAGGCAGAATTTACCCATGAACAGTTAGTAGAAATTGCTACAGAATTAGATATTTCCCCAGAATCTCTGCAACTAGCAGAACAAGAATGGCAATCTAAGCAGGGAGAATTACGTCATCGGCAAGATTTTAATACTTATCGCCGTCATAAATTAAAGCAGCACTTAGGTAAGTATGCGATCGCTAATACTTTTTTAATTGTCCTAAACTTTCTTAGTGCTGGCACACTTTCTTGGTCACTCTACATTTTATTATTGTGGGGGCTAGGGCTAGGGCTAAAAACCTGGAATACATATCAATTCCAGGGTGAAGAGTACGAGAAAGCTTTTCAGCAGTGGCATCGCCAGAAAAAATTCAAACAATCTGTTAGCACATTATTTAATAGATTACTAAGTGCTTAA